A genomic region of Trifolium pratense cultivar HEN17-A07 linkage group LG3, ARS_RC_1.1, whole genome shotgun sequence contains the following coding sequences:
- the LOC123916486 gene encoding uncharacterized protein LOC123916486: MGATSMAHVTRYLPAGFRRELSRQKLQQYGETNLGDVEFDFLVDHCDEFQNNEMELDFEDDCEDKVNDDGFNDEESRNFWDNQLQLLQTHIYRTSSMELSIRNATKEGVEEIDRSKIECSCSRQIGVASSCPNCFMSQVSRYLQNAGFNSAICNTKWKSSHNIPSGEHTFLDVVYNTSKEKADIRVIIELNFRAQFEIGKASENYNCLVRKLPEVYVGKAERLTNIIKIMCLAAKKCLKENKMHMGPWRKQKYMQAKWLGPCKRNTSINSLSMGYSERISPKQKPKASLLTVDLLEKVPNMHYTALEVV, translated from the exons atgggtGCAACATCTATGGCTCATGTTACTAGGTATTTGCCAGCTGGTTTTCGAAGGGAATTGTCTAGACAAAAGTTACAACAATATGGTGAAACAAATCTTGGtgatgttgaatttgattttctaGTTGATCATTGTGATGAGTTTCAAAATAATGAAATGGAATTGGATTTTGAAGATGATTGTGAAGATAAGGTTAATGATGATGGTTTCAATGATGAGGAGAGTAGAAATTTTTGGGATAATCAACTTCAACTTTTGCAG ACTCATATATACAGAACAAGTTCTATGGAATTAAGCATAAGAAATGCAACAAAAGAAGGTGTTGAAGAAATAGATAGATCAAAAATAGAATGCAGTTGTAGTAGACAAATTGGTGTAGCCAGCTCATGTCCAAATTGTTTTATGAGTCAAGTCTCAAGATACCTCCAAAATGCAGGTTTCAACAGTGCCATTTGCAATACTAAATGGAAAAGTTCACATAATATTCCATCag GGGAGCATACATTTTTGGATGTGGTATATAATACAAGCAAAGAAAAAGCAGATATTAGAGTGATCATAGAACTAAACTTTAGAGCACAATTTGAAATTGGAAAAGCAAGTGAAAACTACAATTGTCTTGTAAGAAAACTCCCTGAGGTGTATGTTGGAAAAGCAGAGAGATTAACTAACATAATCAAGATTATGTGTTTGGCAGCTAAAAAATGtttaaaggaaaataaaatgcaCATGGGACCATggagaaaacaaaaatacatgCAAGCTAAATGGTTAGGTCCATGTAAAAGGAACACTTCAATAAATTCACTTTCAATGGGTTATTCTGAGAGGATTAGTCCAAAACAAAAGCCAAAGGCTTCATTGTTAACTGTGGATTTACTAGAGAAGGTTCCTAATATGCATTATACTGCACTTGAAGTTGTGTGA